The DNA sequence CATTGATGAAGTCAATATTTGTTTCTGCTCTGTCGCAAGAATCACAATACCATTGTGATTGGCAATATTTTTCTGTAAATCATTAAGATCAAAATTTTCATCTCGATCATGGGATCCTCGAATACCTGCACGTTTCTCAAGTAATGAATCAGCGCCAGAAAATAGCAAAATATCGCGACTAATTTTAGCGTTTTGGAATATTTCACCAACGCCTTCATTCGTTTCTTTATCTGAAATCGCTGTAGATACTTGTACCGATTTTTTTGTAAAACGAGTGATATCACGAATAATCGCACTTAGTTCACTGCTATTGGGCCCATTTAGAGTGATCAGAAAACGAGACTTTAGGTTGGCATGCTCAGCTAAATCGGGTAAGAATCGATGATAACTTTTGCTCAAATATTCTACTATTAACATATATTTCTCTTTATGACTTAATTATTACGACGAAGCTACCTAAAGATAACGGGATCAGCAAGTGCTTTTGCAATGATCGTGAAAATTTATTACTGATCAGACGCAAAAAATGACGCGGTCACCCCTTTTCCCCCAAGAGGTATTAAACCGCGCTGCACAAAAGTAGCAAAATGATTCAAAGATTTTTCAATAAAAGGTGATAAATTTTCAAAATAGATGTTGTCGAGCAGGTTTTTAATCTCCAAATCTAATTCAGTATCTCCTTCAATCACTAAACGCCTTTGAAAAAAGAGTGTATCTGGATCTTCCTTTCTTCCGGCAATCAATATAAATTGATTTAACGCTCCTGAAAATATGACATCTCTTTTTTTGCATTGCTGTTTAATCACAAATTTCTGCTCAGCGAAGCTTAAATAACAACTGAACTTAAGATCTGTCACTTCAATTTTCAACCATTTATGGTGTAAAGAATCCAATTCATTATCCTCAGAAAGTAACCTATCTAATAACTCCAATAACAATTTTTTTTGCATAAAAAAGGACAAGTGCACTTGGATAAGCTAACCCTTTTGGCGCATTAAGAACAGCAATTGATGGTGGTGCTGATGCCGTTTATAGTGGTTTAAAAGATGATACCAATGCGCGCCATTTTGCAGGCTTAAATTTCAATGACAAAAAAATGGACAAGGGCGCACGATATGTAAGTGATCATAATAAAAAACTACACTTAGCACTCAATACGTTCGCGCATCCAGGCTGCGAAAAACGCTGGTTTAACGATGGGTGATATTGTGTCCCCCCTAAGACTTTTAGAGATTAAACCCATTAAAAATAGTTTATAAGCCGCAATAAAGTCAGATCAGTGGTAAATTAGAGTGATAACTATCCTTCATATTTAAAGATCAGGACAAGATGCAATCCAGTAAGCTGCGCGCTAACGGCGCTTCACTTAAACCCTTAAAAGCCCTTGTGCCCTTTATTCGGCCCTATAAAAATACTTTTATTGTGGCCATTATCGTATTATTACTGGCGTCAGCAGTCACTGGCAGCCTGCCGATCGCTGCCCGTTACCTTATCGACAGCGGCATAACCAGCGGTAATGCTGACAAAATAAATTTTTATTTTAAGCTTGTTCTGGGAGTTATTCTACTGATCAGCCTATTGTCAGCCACGCGTTTATATCTGATCACTTGGTTAGGCGAGCGAATAGTTGCCGATATACGCGAAAAAATATATGCGCAGGTACTTAAACAAGATCCGAGCTTTTTTGAAGTAACACAAACAGGCGAAGTGCTTTCCAGGCTCACAACGGATACCACACTGGTGCAAGCCATATCTGGCGTCGGTATTTCAATTGCGCTGCGCTCCACTGTTATGTTATTTATTTCTCTGGCCGGCATTATGTATAGCAGCCCCTCTTTAACACTGATCATTGTCATACTTATTCCCGCTGTTATTGGGCCCATTATTTGGCTTGCACGCAGGTTACGTGCCCTATCACGTACCGCTCAGGACAAAGTTGCAGAGTCCAGCGGTATGGCCAATGAAATGCTCAATGCTATTGAAACAGTGCAGGCTTATACGCTGGAAAAAGTGCAGAATCAGCGTTTTAGAAAAGCCGTAGAAGCTGCGTTTATAGCGGCCATTGAACGTATTAAGCTCCGCTTTGTGATGTCTTTTAGCAGTATGTTTCTACTGCTGGGTGCCATCACTCTAGTACTTTGGATGGGTACGCAGGAAGTACTTGCAGGCAATATGTTACCCGGCGAATTGGCGCAGTTCGTTTTATTTACTGTACTGCTTGCAAGTTCAGGGGCAATGCTTAGCGAAATGTGGGGGGAAGTGCAGCGTGCCGCCGGTGCGATGGAAAGGTTAGTCGAATTACTTAATGCCCAACCAAACATTGTTATGCCCGAAAATCCAATGCCTATTCCGGCACAGGGAGAAGGCAGAATAAGCTTTAATAAAGTCAATTTCCATTATCCTTCACGTCCCGATAGCTATGCGTTAGAAAATATTAACTTAAATATAACAAGCGGTGAGACCATCGCCTTTGTTGGCCCTTCTGGTGCTGGGAAAAGTACCCTTTTCCAGCTTCTATTACGTTTTTATGATCCACAATCAGGATTTATTTCTATCAACGGGGTTAATATAAGCGCGGCAGATCCAATGGATGTGCGTTCGATCATGGCAGTGGTACCTCAAGAAAACGTGGTATTTGCAACCAGTGCACTGGAAAATATTCGTTATGGTCGTCCAGCTGCCAGCGATGAAGAGGTTCGGGCCGCGGCGATATCTGCCTCTGCCGATCTCTTTATTTCGGAATTACCTGAAGGTTACCATACCTTTTTAGGCGAAAAGGGGGTGCGTTTGTCCGGCGGTCAGAAACAGCGCATTGCCATCGCCCGTGCCATTCTTAAAGATCCCCCCATACTGCTGTTAGATGAAGCGACCAGTTCCCTAGATGCTGAAAGTGAACGACTGGTGCAGCAAAGTTTACAAAAGTTAATGCACAATCGCACCACTATTATTATTGCTCATCGTTTGGCAACGGTGCTTAAGGCAAAACGCATTGTTGTTATTGATAACGGCAAGATTAGAGCGATTGGTAGTCATGCAGAGCTTATGCGCAAAGATGCCTTATATGCACATCTGGCAGAATTGCAGTTTCGCAGTCCAGCACAACAAGCATCTATACCTCCTTAGAGACATTAAAACCGGTAAAAAAGAGCGTCATATTTACGTTTACTCTGTGGGTAAAAAACGCGCTTTATTCTTTTTGATTGGAACTATATATGTTCCCCTATTAAATCACCTGAGCGCCCTTATTAAGATCTGCTGCGGTTATATTCCGTAGTAAACAATGTTAATCACATTCTTCTTTTTAACCAATACAATCAGGTTATTTGCTTAAAAAACAGCCTGCCACCCATTTATTTTATTATTACTCCCTTCAAAATGGTTACAGCCGAAATCATTTCTTTTGTAACACTTCAGTGATTTCTATTTGTGCAAACACAGCTCAAAGCCCATGAATCAAGGCATTTAGGCATTGTGTTGCTCTTTTTTTGCAGTACATCACATTAAATTAACGACTACTCAAGTTTAATAACATTTAATTAACACTTGATAGTTAGAGCACGAATCATTAGGATAGTTGTTAATTGAATGTTCAATCAATAAAAATTTCAACGACACAGAGAAATTATTTATGTCAAGACCAGTGATGAAACAGCTCCGCCGACAGCAACTTATTGATGCCACGCTGGTATCAGTCGAACGTCATGGGCTACAGCACACTACTATTAATACCATCAGTGGTTTGGCGGGAATGTCATCGGGGATTATCAGCCATTACTTTGGCGGCAAACAGGGTTTAATAGAAGCAACCCTTAAATATCTTCTCGATGAATTAAAGCAGGCATTACTGGTCAGAACATCGAACCAAAAACTATCTCCTGCGATCAGACTTTCGATGATTGTTGAAGCCAATTTTACCGAGTTACAACGCTCCAAAGCAGTGGCTAAAACATGGTTAAGTTTCTGGGCCCAGGCAATACATGATCCGGGACTGGCAAGACTTCAACATATCAATAACCAACGTTTATACAGCAATCTGCTTTTTTCTTTTAAACAGCTTTTACCCGCGACTGCCGCAATTAATGCCGCCAAACAGAGCGCAGCAATGATTGACGGTTTCTGGCTGCGCAGTGCGCTGAGTTCAACACCTGAAGAAGATTTTAAACAAGCCCAAATTTTATCTAAAGCCTTTATTAAGGCTCTTATCGCGCAATACGGAGAAAATCAATGTCATCATTAGTCGTTTATCAAAATTATATCCACGGTCAATATATCCCCAATGACACAGGTGAAACATTTGAAGTAATTAACCCTGCGACGGGTCAGGTTAGCTATTTAGTTGAAACAGCCGATCAAGCCGTTCAGCAGGCCGCAATCGAGAGCGCCAAATCTGGTTTTGCCACATGGTCAAAAATGACCCCGATCGAGCGCAGCCGTATTCTGCTTAAGGCTGTGGCATTATTGCGTGAACACAATGACGAACTTGCCGTGGGTGAAGTACTTGATACCGGCAAACCATGGCAGGAAGCATCGGTTGTTGATGTCGTTACAGGCACCGATACCATTGAATTTTTTGCAGGCCTTGCCCCAAGTATTGAAGGTAATCAGCAGCAGGTCGGTGATGATTTTTATTACACTCGCCGTGAACCTCTCGGCATTTGTGCCGGCATCGGCGCATGGAACTATCCTCTGCAGATTGCCTGTTGGAAAGCCGCACCAGCCTTAGCTTGCGGTAATGTAATGATTTTTAAACCATCGGAAGAAACACCACGCGGTGCAATGCGTTTAGCCGAAATATTCACCTTGGCGGGTGTCCCAGATGGTGTGTTTAACGTGGTTCAAGGCGATGGCCGTGTTGGTGCTTGGTTAACCGGCCATGAAGATATAGCCAAAGTATCATTTACCGGTGAAGTCGGTACAGGCAAAAAAGTAATGGCAGCGGCGGCTGGTTCACTAAAAGCTGTCACCATGGAATTAGGCGGTAAATCACCGCTGATTATTTTTAATGATGCCGATCTGGAAAATGCAGTCTCTGCTGCCATGTTGGGCAATTTCTATACGCAGGGCGAAGTCTGTACAAACGGCACCCGCGTATTTGTTCAGGAAGAGATTTACCCGCGTTTTATTAAGCGTCTGGTTGAGCGTACAGAGCAAAATATTATCTGCGGCGATCCGATGGATCCTGAGACCAACTTTGGTCCTCTTATTTCCAAGGACCACCAGCAAAAAGTACTCGACTATATAACGATAGGTAAAGCTGAAGGCGCCACCCTGCTTACTGGCGGTAAAAAATTACACCCTGAAAATGCACCGGATGGTTACTTTGTTGCACCGACTATTTTCACTGACTGCACCGACGAAATGACCTTGACTAAAGAAGAAATATTTGGCCCGGTTATGTCTGTCCTGACCTTCAGCGATGAAGACGAAGTTGTTCGCCGCGCAAATGATACCCGCTTAGGATTAGCAGCAGGCCTGTTTACTCAGGATATTACCCGGGCTCACCGAGTGATACATCAGATTGATGCCGGCATTTGCTGGATTAATAGTTTTGGCGCATCACCCGCTGAAATGCCGGTGGGTGGCTATAAAATGTCAGGTGTCGGCCGCGAAAATGGCAGCGAAACACTTAAATCCTATACTCAGATCAAAGCGGTCTATATCGGTATGCAGCCACTTGACAGCCCGTTTTAAGGAATATATATGACTAAAACAGAATATGACTATATTATTGTAGGTGCCGGAAGTGCCGGTTGTGTCCTTGCAAATCGCTTGTCAGAAGATCCAGAAAATCAAATTCTTCTATTAGAAACCGGTGGCAGCGATAAGAGTATCTTTATTCAAATGCCGACCGCATTATCTATACCTATGAACAGTAAAAAATATGCCTGGCAGTTCGAAACACAAGCAGAACCGTTTTTGGATAATCGCCGCATGCATTGTCCGCGCGGTAAAGTATTAGGGGGTTCGTCCTCTATTAACGGCATGGTCTATGTGCGCGGCCATGCGCGTGATTTTGACGAATGGCAGGCGTCTGGCGCTAAAGATTGGGATTATGCGCATTGTCTACCCTACTTTAAAAAAGCCGAGACCTGGTCATTTGGCGGTAATGATTACCGTGGAGACACTGGCCCGCTTGCTGTGAATAATGGCAATAACATGAAAAACCCGTTATACCAGGCCTTTGTGGATGCGGGTGTTGATGCCGGTTATTTAGCAACGAAAGATTACAATGCTGAGCAGCAGGAAGGTTTTGGCCCAATGCACATGACTGTTAAAAATGGGGTCCGTTGGTCTACGGCGAATGCCTATTTAAGACCGGCTATGAAGCGCAATAACCTGACGGTTGTGACTCATGCTCTGGTACACAAAGTATTGCTTGAAGGTAAAAAAGCGGTTGGTGTGCGTTATGAGGTTAAAGGTCAATTAACGGATACGCGTTGTAATAAAGAAGTGCTGCTCTGTGCAGGCTCAATCGGTTCTCCGCATATTCTGCAACTGTCGGGTATTGGTGAAGCCGATACTTTGGCACAAGCTGGCATCGAGCAACATCATGAGCTACCAGGTGTGGGTAAAAACTTGCAGGATCATCTGGAGTTTTACTTTCAGTTTAAATGCTTAAAACCGATATCACTTAACGGTCAACTGGGTCCGTTAAACAAATTATTGATAGGTGTACGCTGGATATTAAACAAATCGGGTTTAGGCGCGACCAATCACTTTGAGTCATGTGGCTTTATTCGCTCTAAGAATAGTTTGGAATGGCCGGATCTCCAGTATCACTTTCTACCGGCGGCCATGCGCTATGATGGCAAAGAAGCCTTTGCAGGTCATGGTTTCCAGGTTCATGTCGGTCATAACAAACCGAAAAGCCGCGGTGCGGTGAAAATTGTATCAAAGGACGCCCATATTGCGCCACAAATTCAATTTAACTATTTATCACACCAGGATGATATTGAAGCCTTTCGCGCTTGTGTTCGCTTAACCCGCGAAATCATTAATCAGCCCGGCTTAGATGAATACCGCGGCGAAGAAATTCAGCCAGGACTTGCAATCCAGAGCGATCAAGAAATTGATCAGTTTGTTCGCAGTTCAGTTGAAAGTGCCTATCACCCCTCCTGCTCATGCAAAATGGGTGAAGATGCCATGTCGGTAGTGAACTCTGATACGAAAGTCCATGGTATCGAAGCGCTTCGCGTTGTCGATTCCTCGATTTTCCCAACAATTCCTAACGGCAATCTGAATTCACCGACCATTATGGTGGCAGAACGTGCAGCCGATATTATTTTAGGTAAAAAACTGCTTGCGCCAAACGTAGCTAACGTCAAGGTAGCCGATGACTGGCAGAACAGCCAACGATTACAGGACCCTAAACGAAAGGTTAACGCTTAATTAGGTTTAAAAAATTAATAAATTAATATTAATAAGGTGTTTTTATCGATCGATCTAGATAGAGCACCGTATTTAAGTCCGGCCGTCGAAAGAGAAGCATTTCTTTAGCCGATATTTTCAATGGTCTTTATATCGCAAACTAAAATAGGAACGATTATGAAACTCAAAAAAATACTCACCATGCTGGCGGCTACCGTCGCGTTAACAGCAAATGCTGCGGATCAACAATGCGAGACAGTTCGTTTTTCTGATGTGGGTTGGACAGACATCACCTCAACGACCGCTATCACTTCTACCCTATTACAAGGGATGGGTTATAAAACGGATACGCAGTTGTTGTCTGTACCCGTGACTTATAAGTCAATAGAAAATGGCGACATTGATGTATTTCTTGGCAATTGGATGCCAACAATGAAAGGTGATATTCAATCTTATACTGATGCAGGCACCGTTGAAACAATTCACAAAAACTTATCAGGTGCGAAATACACCTTAGCGGTACCACAGTATGTTTATGATGCTGGGGTTCAAAACTTTGCTGATCTTGCTAAGTTTGCTGATAAATTTGACAGCGAAATCTATGGCATTGAACCTGGTAATGATGGTAACCGTTTAATCCAGGACATGATCGCTAAAGATGCCTTTGGTCTAAAGGACTTTGAATTAGTCGAGTCCAGCGAAGCGGGTATGTTGTCGCAAGTTAAACGTGCAACACGTCGAAATAACTGGGTAGTCTTTTTAGGTTGGGCACCACACCCAATGAATGCAAATTTTGATCTTGCTTATTTAGCCGGCGGCGATGATTTTTTTGGTCCTGACTTTGGTGGAGCAAGTGTCTACACCAATGTTCGTAAAGGTTACACACAAGCATGTCCTAATGTGGGCACATTGTTAACCAATCTTACCTTTACTCTGGCAGCTGAAAACGAAGTAATGGCTGCTATTTTAAATGAGGGCAAAAAGCCGGAAGACGCTGCAACAGCTTGGCTTAAAAATAATCCGTCTGTTTTGAATGCATGGTTGACAGGTGTTAAAACTATCGATGGTAAGCCTGCTTTACCGGCCGTCAAAGCATATTTAAAGCTTTAAGTTCTATACCCATGATACGTTAAGATGCAAAGTCAGCAAGGAAAATTGTGCCGAGATGCTAGGCATAAAATTGAAGTATAGTTATTCTACATAGAGATTTTATAACAAAGCAGATTGGTGCAATTTTCCTTGCCCTACGGGGCGCAAGCTCGAAAACCAGCGCTGCGTTGCACCAATCGGAAAGGGAGTAACCATTTAAGATGTGAATGCTTGCATCTACTGCTAGAGGATTAACGCAGTTAATCGCTCGAAAGGTCATGTTGCCCCTTGCTCTGATCGAAGACCTTGCACCTGACAAAGCATCTTGAAGTAACATGGGTATATATCAGGTTGGCACCCGTCAACCTGAATTTATTTTCATTAAACGGCGTTAAAAATATGAGTTTTATAACAGAGTATAAATTACCTATCGGTCAGTGGGCCGCAACTATGATGGATGGGCTAATTACCTACTGCGGTTCTTTTTTTGATGCGATTTCCATGGTACTGGATGTCATGATTGAAAGTTTGGTGGATTTTTTATCAATGATGCCACCTTGGCTATTTATTATTATTGTTGCGGGTTTGATTTTTTGGCAACAGCGCAATAAAGCCGTCACAGCATTTTTTATTTTGTCATTATTACTGATTTGGAATCTCGGCTATTGGGAAGAAACCATTGAGACCTTTTCTTTAATTATTTACGCCACCGGATTCTGCGTTTTACTGGGTGTCCCCATTGGGATTGCCGCAGCACATCGTCCTAGGTTGTACCGTTTTATACGGCCCCTGCTGGACTTAATGCAGACGATCCCCCCTTTTGTGTATCTTATTCCGGCGTTAACCTTATTTGGCTTGGGCGTGGTGCCGGGTCTTATTTCGACCATAGTGTTCGCCATAGCAGCGCCTATCAGGTTGACCCACTTAGGTATTTCCCAAGTACCACTGGAGTTGTTAGAAGCCGGCCGTGCCTTTGGCTGTACTAAGCGCAGCTTGCTTTTAAAAGTTGAAATTCCAGCGGCTATGTCAAGTATTCGCGCGGGCATTACCCAGTGCATTATGCTGAGTTTATCTATGGTCGTGATCTCAGCCTTAGTCGGCGCCGACGGTTTGGGTAAACCCGTGGTACGAGCACTTAATACGGTCAATATTGCGACGGGTTTTGAAGCTGGACTCGCCATAGTATTAGTTGCCATCATGCTTGATCGCATATTTAAAAGTAAATAAACGACAGGACTTAATAAAATGATTGAATTTAAAAATGTTGATGTTGTTTTTGGCAAGCAACCCGAGCGCGCATTACCGCTAATGGACAATGGCGAAAGTCTACAGGAAATTCAAGAGAAGACAGGCTTAACCGCCGCCGTACGAAATGCCAGTTTAAAAGTGGGTAAAGGCGAAATATGTGTATTGATGGGTCTGTCGGGTTCAGGTAAATCAAGCTTATTGCGTACCGCGAATGGCTTAAACCCGGTAACACGCGGCGATGTTTTTTTGGAAACCGATCAAGGTATTCAGAATTTTCACGAACTCAGTGAAGATCAGCGACGTCATGTTCGAATGAACCGCATTTCTATGGTATTCCAAAAATTTGCACTGATGCCATGGTTAACCGTGGCTGAAAATGTCGCTTTTGGTTTAGAGCAAAAGGGCTTGGATAAAAGCACTGTTCGCACCAAAGCCATTGAGCAATTAACGCTGGTAGGTCTTGGCGAGTGGGCGGATAAAAAACCCAGTGAGCTTTCAGGTGGTATGCAGCAACGGGTTGGTTTAGCACGCGCCTTTGCCATGGAAACCGATATTATTTTAATGGATGAACCCTTTTCCGCATTAGACCCGCTTATTAGAAGTGATCTGCAGGATGAATTATTACGCTTACAGAAGCAATTAAATAAAACTGTGTTGTTTGTCAGTCATGATTTAGACGAAGCCCTAAAGCTTGGTAATCATATTGCGATTATGAAAGACGGTGCCATTGTGCAGCACGATACACCGGAAAATATTGTAATGAATCCTGCGGACGATTATGTAGAGGCCTTTGTCGCTCATACTAATCCTATTGATGTGGTTAACGCGCAGGCGCTAATGCGTAGGTTTGATGACTTCAGGGAAAAACAAGGTGAAATCTGCCTGAGTGAACGTGACGATTGCTGGTTGTATCAAGGTGATAGCATTAATAACAGCGCGATTCGTTACGGCGATACGAAAGTACCTTTGGAAGTATGGCGCGATGGTGATACGGACGACGTTAATAAAAAGCGTGCTTTAGTCGTACCGCTAGAAACGCGAATGCATACCGTGATGGCGCTTCGATATCAATCTGGACACGGCGTATTAGTCGAGCAGGATGGTAAGTTAGTGGGTCATGTTGGCGATCGGGAGATTTACCATGCCATGCTTGGCAAGCTTATTGGTGATAAATAGGCTGAATTGATTATCACAGCTAAAGCAACCAAGGGCCGCATTTTGCGGCCTTTTTATTAGCTTTGAATATTCAGTCTAATAACGTTAATGACAAGATCGTCAGCTCACAAGATCCTCAGATTACACATTAAGGGTACATGGCCAGCCTAATAAAAATGGCCTACTTAACCGCGTTTAATTTTTCAGGGTTTAACTATCGTTAGTACGATACTTAAGGCTTGAGGACGCAAATAAAATATAAAAAAGGAGTTAACTATGTTTGTTAACAAGTTCCACTCGGTGGTCAAATAATGACTACTTGGTTATCAATAGGCATATTATTTACCTTTGCCGCCATTGCCTTTGTTATTTACCGTTGGGGTAATATGAAGTGTATCGGTGTTACCCCTGTTCGTAAGTTTACCTTTATCGCTATTCTCTTTACCTCGGGTTTAGATGTCGGATTAATCATGTTTCCGCTAACCGAATTTGCAGGCTATGCGGATTTGGTCAGCAGCCCTGAATATGGTTTCAGTAATCCCTTAGCCATTGAGTTTGGTTTTTGGGCTTTCCTTATTTGGGCATTCTATTTCTTAACCTGTTTCTACTTTTGCATTATTGAACCGAGAGTTAAATTTTTCGAAATTCCGTTAATTAAATGTATTAATAACGTTGTCATTATTGGTACATGTGCCTTTACGGCGTACTTGTTATTGATTAATCTGCCCTGGTATTTACCTGATTTAGGTAATGGTGAAGGCATTGTCGGCAGTTTTTACTTAATTGTATTTCTGGTGATTGCCGCAGCTGTCTATTCAAGTACCAATATTCGTTACGTCAGAATTTTAAGTTTGGTCAGTACCTGGTTATTTTTAGGCTTAATCGCATTAATGTGGGCAGGTGCCTTTTTATCTGAGAGATCAAGTGTTGGTGAGTTTTTTACTACCTTCGCTTTATTAGGCGACTACTTCGCCAATCTGCACAACTTTGTATTGCCGATTAATGATTATCATGAATTTTACTTATTTTGGTGGTTTGCCTGGAGTATTATGATTGGTCAATTTACCGCACGTTTTGTCAGTGGAATGAGAACCTATCAGGTATTACTTGCCATGATGGTATTCCCGTCTATCCCAATTGCAATCTGGTTTACCGTCCTTTATTACTACAGCGCTAATGCTATTCCAACCGCTGGCTTATATAATCTTGCAATGGTGATAGTGGGAGTGACATTTGTGATCAACTCACTTGATTCACTGGTTCGGCTCTATACCGACAACTTAAATCTGACCGTACAGCGTTTTGGTAAAGCGCGTTATATTATCGGTAACATAACGCTAATAAGCAGCTTGACACTGTTGTTCAAATTAGACTTTTTGCAAATCCAGTGGGTTGGCGCATTGGCAATCGCATTAATTTTAGGGTGCTTCGCTTATATCCTGAAGAATCACTCTCGTACGGTTGCCGATATTGATCGTTCACCGATCGAAAACAAAATCGACTTTACTAAGATTGAACTTGCAAATTGATTATAAAGTTAACAAAATCGGTGCTTCCAGTATAACAACACTGTAGTTTATAAGCCCCCTTTGGTAAAAAAGCAGAATAGTGCCCTTTCGTTATAAGCACATTCTGCTTTTTTTATTTTACGCATGAGTCTTATGGAAATTTCTGTTATGGTGCGCATAAAATAATGAGGAAACTATGGAAAAATACGAACAGCTATTAATTTCATTACGCAGAGTAATTAGATCTATCAGCATACATTCCCGGAAGCTGCATAAAGAGTCTGGATTAACCGTACCGCAATTAATGGTAATGCGCAAAATAGCGCAACTTGACCAGCCGCTTGCAAAACAGATTGCTCAAGAAATCACGGTCAGCGCAGCGACTGTCACCACCATTCTTGACAGACTTCAAAGCCGGCATTTAATCATTAGAACACGCAGTGAAACAGATAAACGTAAAGTGCATTTATCGCTAAGTGAAGTGGGCCAAAAATTATTAAACGATCTGCCAAAAGCACCACTGCAAGAGCATTTTATTAAGCGCTATCAACATCTTGAAGATTGGGAGCAAAGCCAATTACTCTCGGCTGTAGAGCGTATTGCATCGATGATGGATGCTGCCGAACTCGATGCTGCCCCGGTATTATTGGTAGGAAAAATGCGGGCCGATGAGTCTTTGTAATCAATTCAA is a window from the Psychromonas ingrahamii 37 genome containing:
- the choW gene encoding choline ABC transporter permease subunit, which translates into the protein MSFITEYKLPIGQWAATMMDGLITYCGSFFDAISMVLDVMIESLVDFLSMMPPWLFIIIVAGLIFWQQRNKAVTAFFILSLLLIWNLGYWEETIETFSLIIYATGFCVLLGVPIGIAAAHRPRLYRFIRPLLDLMQTIPPFVYLIPALTLFGLGVVPGLISTIVFAIAAPIRLTHLGISQVPLELLEAGRAFGCTKRSLLLKVEIPAAMSSIRAGITQCIMLSLSMVVISALVGADGLGKPVVRALNTVNIATGFEAGLAIVLVAIMLDRIFKSK
- the choV gene encoding choline ABC transporter ATP-binding protein is translated as MIEFKNVDVVFGKQPERALPLMDNGESLQEIQEKTGLTAAVRNASLKVGKGEICVLMGLSGSGKSSLLRTANGLNPVTRGDVFLETDQGIQNFHELSEDQRRHVRMNRISMVFQKFALMPWLTVAENVAFGLEQKGLDKSTVRTKAIEQLTLVGLGEWADKKPSELSGGMQQRVGLARAFAMETDIILMDEPFSALDPLIRSDLQDELLRLQKQLNKTVLFVSHDLDEALKLGNHIAIMKDGAIVQHDTPENIVMNPADDYVEAFVAHTNPIDVVNAQALMRRFDDFREKQGEICLSERDDCWLYQGDSINNSAIRYGDTKVPLEVWRDGDTDDVNKKRALVVPLETRMHTVMALRYQSGHGVLVEQDGKLVGHVGDREIYHAMLGKLIGDK
- a CDS encoding BCCT family transporter; the encoded protein is MTTWLSIGILFTFAAIAFVIYRWGNMKCIGVTPVRKFTFIAILFTSGLDVGLIMFPLTEFAGYADLVSSPEYGFSNPLAIEFGFWAFLIWAFYFLTCFYFCIIEPRVKFFEIPLIKCINNVVIIGTCAFTAYLLLINLPWYLPDLGNGEGIVGSFYLIVFLVIAAAVYSSTNIRYVRILSLVSTWLFLGLIALMWAGAFLSERSSVGEFFTTFALLGDYFANLHNFVLPINDYHEFYLFWWFAWSIMIGQFTARFVSGMRTYQVLLAMMVFPSIPIAIWFTVLYYYSANAIPTAGLYNLAMVIVGVTFVINSLDSLVRLYTDNLNLTVQRFGKARYIIGNITLISSLTLLFKLDFLQIQWVGALAIALILGCFAYILKNHSRTVADIDRSPIENKIDFTKIELAN
- a CDS encoding MarR family winged helix-turn-helix transcriptional regulator; translated protein: MEKYEQLLISLRRVIRSISIHSRKLHKESGLTVPQLMVMRKIAQLDQPLAKQIAQEITVSAATVTTILDRLQSRHLIIRTRSETDKRKVHLSLSEVGQKLLNDLPKAPLQEHFIKRYQHLEDWEQSQLLSAVERIASMMDAAELDAAPVLLVGKMRADESL